GTCTTTACGTTTTCTGATTGTAGATGATGTTAGAAACATTACTTTCTCCTTTCTGTAAAATGTGTTATAATGAAAATAGCATATTAAGGTATGCAAAAAGAGACTCTTGCTTTTGTCGTGATTAGCGTGGGTCTTTTTTATTATTTAATTTTTAACTGTATAGGTTAGTTGCCTATAAAATGTTTGTTCTCCGTTTATTTCTTGGATTACCTCTACTATATGTTTCCCTTTACTTAACAAATCTTTTTCTAAAGTGAGCATGTTTTGTGAATAAACATCTTTAGACAATTGTAAGGTGGTGTTTTCTTTACCGTCTATATAAACACGTGTTGGTTCGTTTCCATTAATGTCTACATTTTTCGCATCCAAGTCTATGGAAGTCATACTTGTATTCTTATTGACAATTAATATAACGTCTTTACCTTCTCCACCTGGTGTTCTTAAAATAATATCACCCTCACCTTTTTCTTCACCACCTATAATCTTTGTTTCATTTTGGGTTATATCTGTTGACACTGTTTCTAAATTTTCAGATGAGTTCGAATTGTCTTCATTTGATGATTCAAGTTGTGATTTTAATTTCTTATTTTCTTCTTCAAGTTCACCTATTCTTTTCAATAATTCTTCGTTTGTAGAATTATTATTGTTTGTTTTATGATTACAAGAGATTAAAGCAATAGTAATTAATCCCGTTATTAATAAATGTTTTACTTTCATTATCTGCTCCCCAATGTGTACATACCTATCATTTCACCTAAGATACGAACATTTAGACCATCTTCTTCGTTTATGATAATAGGTGTGTAGGCCTTGTTTTCTGGTTGTAGGATTATTTGATTGTCGTGTTTATAAAACCTTTTTAGGGTAGTTTCATTGTCTATGATGACTGCCGCTATCTTTCCATTTTCTACCTCGGGTGTTTCTTTGAAGAATACTAGGTCACCATCATTTATACCTGCATCTATCATTGAATCACCTCTTGCTTTTAACATAAAGTTTGGTCTACCCAATTCAGCATCCCATTGAAAGAGGTTGTCATAGTTTTCTTGACAAAGTATAGGTTCACCACAGGCTATTTCCCCTAACAAAGGAACTGTGATTATTTCTTTTATAACCTTAACGCCTGGGATTTCAGAAAGATTTCTTTTGTCTTCTGTTAGGTCTGATTTATATATGCCAAAGAAGTCTGCCATTTGTTGTATTCTATCTATACGAGGATAAGTTTGGCAATGCAACCAATTAAATACAGTTGTATCATTAAATCCTATCTTTCTTGAAAATTCTGTAGGGGTTAAATTGTGTTTATCTAACTGTCGTTTTAGATTCATAGAAAATACTTTTTTATTATTCATTTCTAGCTCCTTTCTACAGTTTTATTATATCACACACCATTTAAAAAGTAAAATATTTCTTATCAAATTTAAAAAAATACATTTAAACGCTTGACACCCCATTTAAAAGGTGGTAGACTATAGTTGTGAGTATGAAAAAAGGAGGTAAAAATATTGGAAGTTTTTAGAATTAGTTTAAAAGCCGCTAGAGTAAATGCCAACATGACAGCAAAACAAGTCAGTGAAGATTTACACAAAACTGAAAAAACAATACTTAGTTGGGAAAATGGTATTACACCAATACCAGTCGACCAATTTTATAAGTTGTGTGGATTATATGAAATCAAACCTGACTATGTTCAAGTGCCTGTAGTTGATGATGGTATTGACAATGATTTTGTTTGCCAATAAACCCCATTTTAAATGGATTAAGGAGGTAATGCTTATAAGTAATGCTGGCTAATAAATTAAAACAATTTAGAAAACAAGAAGATAGGAATCAAGAAAACTTTGCTCATATTATGGGTGTTCACGTCAATACTTATAGACGATTTGAAAATAATGAAACTGAACTACCTGTGACTTGTGCGAAGAAACTTGGTGATTATTTTGAAATTAATTGGTGGGAACTTTATGAAATAGAAGTTGCCAATAGGAGGACAAGGGGACTTAAAATGACGGTAAAAGATTTAATTTATAAATTAATGCTTAGTCACCCTGATGCGGTAGTTAAGATTGTAGAAAGCCCAGAAGAAAACCCTGGAGATGATATTGTTGATGTCATTGACGCAAGAAATGAAGTCTTATTAGAATATGGAAAAGACGAGGTGTGAATGATACATGGAAAAGACTGTGATACCTATCAAAGAACTTGCTCAAAGATGGTCTTGTACAGAGTCTTATATTTATAAACTTGAAGGACAGGGAGTATTAACTCGCACAAAACTTTCTAAAGTTTGTTATCCGATAGGACAGGTGAGGAAACTCGAACTATCCGAGGAAGAAGCACCGACTTTAAACAAGGTGAGGGAACTAACAGAAGAAAACAAGAAACTTATGAAAGAAAATGAGTTTTTGAGAAAGTCTGTGGCTAACCTTAGCAAGGTGGTTTATGGAGAATAGGAGGATGAGAAAAATTAAGATACCTAAAAGAAGTGAAAGAATAAGGCTCATTAAAAAGGGTGCTAAGAATTTAGATGAATGGTTGTTACTTGCTGAACTTGAAAAAATGGTTAAGGATAGGTTGACAGAAAAACTTTTAATTACGGCTGTGGCATTAATGTGGTTGTTTGTTGGTGTGTATGGTCAAACTATTTATTGCACCCTGTGGGGAATACCTTTAACAATTATAACGCTTTTGGTAGGAGTGTGGATTTTGTGAATGAAGAAGAATATGCAATAAGGGAATTGTTCAGGACAGCGTGGTTAGAAGAGCTTTATAAAATGAGAGAAATTTTATTACACAAGAAGGCCACACCTGATAATATTAGAAAACTTAAACAGATAGATGAATTAATAGAGGAAAAAAATAAAAGAACTGAATATTTGAAGAAAAGTATTGTTTAGGAGGATTAGATGGATAAGTACGATATGAGAACTTATATTGAAAAGAATTTTGACAGAATTATAGAAGACCATTTTAAGGAGTTAAAACGAGAATTTATCTACTTTAATGGAAAATTTGGTGTGATTATAGACAATATCGATACTTTAAATTTTTATAAAGCATGGAAAGAGTCACCAAATTTCAAGGCAACGGTCTTCTTAGAAGAAATAGAAGGAGATGGTGAAGATAGTAAAGACAAAAAAGGAACTGAATTATGAAATTATAGGTAGTGGGTCTAGTGGAAATTGTGTAATCATTGAAGATATGATGTTTGATTGTGGTGTGCCTTATAAGGAAATAGGAGATAAGCTCTATGATATTAAATATCTTTTTATAACCCATAGACACTCTGACCATATTAAAACAAACACTATGAACGCAATTATAAAGAATTTCCCAAGACTTAAAATAATAGCAAATTATGATGTGGCAAGAATTGTGCCAACTTATGACATTGTTGGAGATGTGACTGAACTTGATTTAGGTGATAGAACTGTACAAGCTTTTAAGTGTTATCACGACGTACCCACAACAGGTTTTGTAGTGAGTATGGATGACACTAACCTTATATATGCAACTGATACAGCAAGCCTTAAAGACGCACCTGATATAAAATACGACTATATGTTTATAGAAAGCAACCACGATGAAAAAAAGGTTGATGCAATAAGAAACAAATCTTTAAAGCTTTATGGTTATGATGCTTGGAAAGGGGCAATGAGGCATTTATCCACACAAAAGTCAAGAGAATTTTATTATTTACACAGGAGGGATAAAGACAGTAAGTGGATTGAACTACACAAGAGTAAGAGATTCTACTGAAAGTAGATGGAAAAGTAAGAGATTCTATTAGAAATATTACTTATAAGGTAATTTACATTACTGATATGTAAGAAATGTTACTCAAAAGATAATTTAACACAAAACATTTAAAGGAGGACAAATGGAACTTGTAACAGTAAATAATGTAAGAGTTGATTATAGACCTGGAGCAATAATCTTTGATGGCTATGAAGAATTGTTAGACCAAGCTAAGGAGATTGCAAACTATCTAAGTGGTATAGAAGTAACCCCTGACAACCTAAAAGAAAATAAGAAAATCCTTGCCAAGGTTAATAAGTCTGTAAAAGAACTTAACGATAGACGTATAGCAATCAAAAAAGAAATTAATAAACCTTATGATGAATTTGCAGAAAAGATTAAAGAAATAGAAAAGGTTGTAAAAAGTGCTGACGAAATTGTGAGGTTTCAAGTAAGACAGCTTGAAGAACAAGAAAGGATAGATAAGGAAAAGAAATTAGAAGAAATATGGAACAAGAGGATAGGTCAATATGATTATGCAAAACTATTTAAGTTTGACCAATTTGTTGAAGCAAGACATTTAAACAAGACCTCTACCATAAAATCAGTCGAGGAAGAGATGGTTAATTTCCTTGAAAAAGCCGAACGTGATATAGCTTTACTGACTGATTATGAAAATGGTAAAAGTCTAATTAATTCATACCTTGAAATCAAAGATTTTGCAACTGTTATAGCAATGGATAAGAAAGAAAAAGAAAGAATTGCTGAACAGGAAAAGATGCTTGATGGAGTAGAAGTGAAAAAAGAAAAAACTTATGTGTTTACTATAAGAAGTAGTAAGGATGCAAAATTAGCTGAAATGCTACTTAGAGATAATGATATTAAGTTTGAAATGATGGAAAGATAATTTAAGAAATAAATACGAAAAATGTAAGGGTATTTTACGAAATCTATAAGACAGAATGTAAGGAATATTTAAAGGAGATATAAATGACAGATAAGAAAAATGAAAATTTAAGAAAAGATTTAGAGCTAGTTGAGGTTGCTTATGATAATGATGGAAAAAAAGCCATATTAAGATTTTTAGATGAAAAAAACGCCGAACTTTTGGAAGTGAATTTTAATAAACAAGATTATATAAATGGGGAATTTGTAGATGATGAGAAAAAGGCAAAGAAAGTAGAAGAATGGTGTAAAGAATATTTTGATTGTTCTTTTGATGAACTAAAAACAAAAGAGGGGGTTAAAAAAGATATTTATAGGTATGAAAAATTTAATTCTCTTTGGGAAGTGGAGATAATTAATAAATTTGAATTAAAAGATAAAGGAAAAATATTTGAATCAACAATCAAAGAAGTTGTAGATACAGGGGAAAAAATTTCTATAAAATTTGAACATAATGGAAAAACTTATGAGACAAAATTTCAATATACCAGACTTGTAGAAAGTCTTGGTAGATGGATAGTAAGTCCACAAGAAAAGAACAGGCAATACGAAAAATTTGAAAAACTGTTCGGACTAAGTGTGGATGAGGGCGATAAAATAGTTGGAAAACCTATCATGGTTGAAGTTAAGATAGCGTTTGGAAAACATCCATATACTGAAATCAAAAAGCCTGAATGGGCATAAGGATAAGTCATGTATGATGATTACCTCTTTTTCGATATAGAGGTCTTCAAATACAATTCAATGGTTGTATTTAAGGATATAGAAGAAAAGACTGTCAAGGTTTTTTCTTCTAGCCTTGATGGTTTAGACCCCTATATAATCAAGGGTACAAACATCGAAAAAGGATTTGCTAATCTTAAAAACTATGTAAAAGATAAAACCCTTGTTGGTTATAACAATCATTATTACGATGACAGGATTATGAAGGCTTTAATGACCGACCACGCTAAGGACGATGATTTTAGGCAGAAGATGGTTAAAACAGCCAATGACTCTATTATCAACAATGAACCACTTGGTTGGTTAAGAAATACTAACGATTTACCATACAAGTCACTTGATTGTTTCCAACAGATTGATGTATCAAGACCGTCACTTAAAAAGGTGGAGGGCAATATGGGGGTTTCTATCATAGAATCATCTGTACCTTTTGATATTGATAGAGAACTAACCCCTGATGAAAACTTGGAAACTCTTAAATACTGTGAATATGACGTTTTAAATACTGTAAGAATATTTAAGATGAGAAAAGATTATTATGAGTCAAAAGACGCTGTAATCAACATGCTTGAAGATGATTATGCAAGAGGAAAAGCTTATAAATGGAATACAACCTCTATCATTGCAAGCCTACTCGAACCGAAAAAGAAAGCACCTGCTTATAGGGTTTTACCAAGTAAGGAAACTTTATCTCATGTGAATGAAGATGTAAGGAAAATGTGGGCAGAACTTATTAAAACTACCGATTATAAGTTTGATGTTAAAAAGGTAGTTATTACCGAATTTGGTAATGAAATCGAATTTGGTTGGGGAGGTCTACACGGAACACCTAAGGGTTTTCTTGAAACTAGGAATGTAAGACTTGCGGATGTAGGTAGTATGTACCCTTCAATTCTTATAAACCTTAATGGACTTGGAGATAAGACTAAACAATACAAAGAAATACTCGATTATAGGTTGATGTTAAAACACCAAGGTAAAAAAGATGAACAAGCACCATACAAGCTTATTTTGAACTCTACTTATGGATTACTTAACAATAAGTATTCTTCACTTAACAATCCTACTCTTGCTTATTCTATATGTATTCACGGTCAAGTTGCAGTATATGTACTTGCTAAAAGATTAGCCGAAATAGGGGCTAGGGTTATTAATATCAATACAGATGGTGTGGCTTATACTTTTAATGGTAATGAAGATGAAATAGTCAAAAAAGAATGGGAAAAAGAATTTAAGTTAAATCTTGAAACTGATTACTTTGATAGGTGGATACAAAAAGATGTAAACAACTATATTGCTGTGACAGATAAGGGAAAAATCAAGGTTAAAGGCGGAGATGTGAATAAGTATCATGGGGACAATTTCTTTAAGAATAACGATATAGGGATAACCCATAAGGCACTCGTTGACTATCTTGTCTATGATAAGCCTGTTCAGGATACGATAATAGAAAACCTTGATAATCCAAGACTATTTCAATATATCCTACAAGCAGGAAGCACCTACAAGGGTGTTGTGACTAGGGATGAACCTGATAAATTACTTGATACAAAGGTTAATAGAGTTTTTGCAACAAAGAAAGGTATCGAAATCCTTAAAAAAAGGGCAGACGACGGACTTGTAAAGTTTGATGATACACCTGGCGAAATGTATTTATATAATGGTGAATTAGATGATTTTAAGGACTTTAGGAAGGTTGTCGATATGCAATGGTATTACGATTTGACGATGAAAAACTTACAAAGGTGGAAATGAATTAAGGAGATATTAAATGAAAATAAAAACAGATTATATTAAATTTTTAATGAATGGTAGAACTCAAAAAGAAATTGCAAAAGAAATGAATATAAGTCCTCAATGGCTATCTGTAACAATATCAAAAGGTGACGCAAGTATGAATTTAGTGAACAAAATAGCTAACGTGTTAAATGTTGACCCTATTAATATTGTCATATTGGAAAATTAGAGAGGTGACAAACTTTGAATGTATGTCGAATTTGAAAAAGGACAAAAATATTCTAATAACGATGCCGACATTTACGATAAGCACGACTCATTTGAAGATGCTGGCTGGTTATTAGAAGATGATGATTATGTAATTGATATTGATGAACTAGACAAAGACCTTATAAAGAAAATCATTATAAGTTTTGATATAAAAACTCAAACAGTATGGACTGATAGGGGTGTACATTTCTACTTTAAAAAGCCTTTAGATTTTAAAAGAGGGGCAAATAGGGTTTCCCCACTTGGTTTTAAATATGAAATCAAGCATAAGGGAAATACAAAGGCTGTTACCATTAAAAGAAATGGAGTTTTAAGAGATATAGAAAATGAGGGCGTGAGAGAGGAAGCACCATTCATTTTCACCTCTAATAAACGATTTGAGCCACTCTTAGGACTAGATGAGGGTGAGGGTAGGAATAATAAGTTATTCAAGCTTAGAACTCAATTAACAGGGGTTAAAGAGTGGAGAAAGATATTAGGCTTTGTCAATGAGAATATATTTGCTAAACCATTGCCAGAGGAAGAATTTCAAACCCTAACTAGGGAAATGGACTTGTCTAATGATGAAGTCAGTGAATATGAAGTTGCTGGCTATTTGATGAATGAGCTAAACTTTGTTCAATATGGGCAAAGGTACTATTTCAAAGAAGATGGTGAATACACTAGTGAGGAGTCGATACTTAGAAAACGAGTATTTGAAAGGGTGGGTTCACAAAAGACCCGATATGTAGATGAAGTAATAAAACAGATGCAATACAGGTCAAAGAAGATAGACCAAGGAGAGATTTTTCCGATTAAGTTTAGGAATGGTTATATAGAAAATGGTCATTTTGTAGACTTAGTTATTGATTCTTTTACC
This genomic window from Anaerococcus murdochii contains:
- a CDS encoding helix-turn-helix transcriptional regulator; this translates as MLANKLKQFRKQEDRNQENFAHIMGVHVNTYRRFENNETELPVTCAKKLGDYFEINWWELYEIEVANRRTRGLKMTVKDLIYKLMLSHPDAVVKIVESPEENPGDDIVDVIDARNEVLLEYGKDEV
- a CDS encoding helix-turn-helix domain-containing protein; this encodes MKIKTDYIKFLMNGRTQKEIAKEMNISPQWLSVTISKGDASMNLVNKIANVLNVDPINIVILEN
- a CDS encoding DUF1351 domain-containing protein encodes the protein MELVTVNNVRVDYRPGAIIFDGYEELLDQAKEIANYLSGIEVTPDNLKENKKILAKVNKSVKELNDRRIAIKKEINKPYDEFAEKIKEIEKVVKSADEIVRFQVRQLEEQERIDKEKKLEEIWNKRIGQYDYAKLFKFDQFVEARHLNKTSTIKSVEEEMVNFLEKAERDIALLTDYENGKSLINSYLEIKDFATVIAMDKKEKERIAEQEKMLDGVEVKKEKTYVFTIRSSKDAKLAEMLLRDNDIKFEMMER
- the lexA gene encoding transcriptional repressor LexA, whose translation is MNNKKVFSMNLKRQLDKHNLTPTEFSRKIGFNDTTVFNWLHCQTYPRIDRIQQMADFFGIYKSDLTEDKRNLSEIPGVKVIKEIITVPLLGEIACGEPILCQENYDNLFQWDAELGRPNFMLKARGDSMIDAGINDGDLVFFKETPEVENGKIAAVIIDNETTLKRFYKHDNQIILQPENKAYTPIIINEEDGLNVRILGEMIGMYTLGSR
- a CDS encoding MBL fold metallo-hydrolase, with amino-acid sequence MKIVKTKKELNYEIIGSGSSGNCVIIEDMMFDCGVPYKEIGDKLYDIKYLFITHRHSDHIKTNTMNAIIKNFPRLKIIANYDVARIVPTYDIVGDVTELDLGDRTVQAFKCYHDVPTTGFVVSMDDTNLIYATDTASLKDAPDIKYDYMFIESNHDEKKVDAIRNKSLKLYGYDAWKGAMRHLSTQKSREFYYLHRRDKDSKWIELHKSKRFY
- a CDS encoding helix-turn-helix domain-containing protein codes for the protein MEVFRISLKAARVNANMTAKQVSEDLHKTEKTILSWENGITPIPVDQFYKLCGLYEIKPDYVQVPVVDDGIDNDFVCQ